From a single Nicotiana tomentosiformis chromosome 2, ASM39032v3, whole genome shotgun sequence genomic region:
- the LOC138906319 gene encoding uncharacterized protein produces MSSPELKELKGQLQELLDKGFIRTNVSPCGAPVLFVKKKDGSMRMCINYRQLNKVIVKNMYPFPRIDDLFDQLQDHEQYLRTVLQTLREKRLYAQFSKYAFWLDSVAFLGHKVSCDGIKVKVIQERLRTAQSRQKSYTDQKVCDLAFMVGERVFLRVSPMKGIMRFGKKGKLSPRFIGPFEILRRVREVAYELALPPSLAGVHPVFHVSMLRKYRGDPTHVLDFSSVQLDKDLSYVEKPVAILDRQVRKLKSKNIASVKVQWRGQPVEEATWETEQDMRSQYPH; encoded by the exons atgtcttctcctgagttgaaggagttgaaggggcaattgcaggagttgcttgataagggtttcatcaggacCAATGTATCACCTTgtggtgctccggtcttatttgtgaagaagaaggatggttctatgcgtatgtgtattaattatcggcagttgaacaaggttatagtgaagaacatgtatccttttcctcgcatcgatgatttatttgatcagttacagg atcatgagcagtacctgaggaccgtgcttcagactttgagggagaagaggttgtatgcacaATTTTCTAAGTATgcattctggcttgattcagtggcattcttgggccacaaagtgtcttgtgatgggatcaag gtgaaggtgattcaggagagacttcgcacagcccagtccaggcagaagagttatacagACCAGAAGGtttgtgatttggcatttatggttggtgagcgggtatttcttcgggtatcgcctatgaagggcatcatgagattcgggaagaagggcaagcttagcccgaggttcattggtccttttgagatattgcggcgagttagggaagttgcttatgagcttgccttgcctcccagcctagcaggagttcacccggttttccacgtgtctatgcttcggaagtatcgcggtgatccgactcatgtattggattttagctcagtccaattggacaaggatctatcttatgtcgagaagccagtagccattttggacaggcaggtcagaaagctcaagtcaaagaatattgcttcagtaaaggtccagtggaggggtcagccggtcgaggaggcgacttgggagaccgagcaagatatgcgcagccagtaccctcat